A stretch of Candidatus Symbiobacter mobilis CR DNA encodes these proteins:
- a CDS encoding NAD(P)-binding protein has translation MQKPFAITLDVGSSLANHTGSWRTSRPVYLNRIPPCNLQCPAGENIQGWLFHAESGNYEQAWRTLVEDNPFPAIMGRVCYHTCENACNRGQLDAPVGINSVERFLGDQALERGWTFDAPRTRSGKKVLVVGAGPSGLSAAYHLARMGHGVTVLEAGPLPGGMMRFGIPQYRLPRTVLDAEVQRIAELGVEIRYNAKVGNVLETQQQGGFDAVFLAVGAHIAKRAFIPAGDSAKILDAVSVLRSMEGEEKPLLGRRVVVYGGGNTAIDVARTAKRLGATESIIVYRRNREKMPAHDFEVEEALQEGVLIKWLSTIKQAGESSITVEKMALDEKGFPQPTGEFETLEADSVVLALGQDVDLSLVDGVPGLVVQDGVVQVDKQMMTGHAGIFAGGDMVPADRNVTVAVGHGKKAARCIDAWLQGKVYDPPPKSEVASFDKLNTWYYSDAPKTVRPMLDIIRRQSTFEEVQGGLDESNALFEARRCLSCGNCFECDNCYGVCPDNAVIKLGPGKGFEFNYDYCKGCGICVAECPCGSIKMVPEDI, from the coding sequence ATGCAAAAACCCTTTGCCATCACCCTGGACGTGGGCAGTTCGCTGGCCAACCACACCGGCTCGTGGCGTACTTCCCGTCCGGTATACCTGAACCGCATTCCCCCCTGCAACCTGCAATGCCCTGCGGGGGAAAACATCCAGGGCTGGCTCTTCCATGCCGAATCCGGCAATTACGAACAAGCCTGGCGCACCCTGGTCGAAGACAACCCGTTCCCCGCCATCATGGGGCGGGTGTGTTACCACACCTGCGAAAACGCCTGCAATCGCGGCCAGCTTGATGCGCCTGTCGGTATCAATTCGGTAGAACGCTTTCTTGGTGACCAGGCGCTGGAGCGCGGGTGGACATTCGATGCTCCCCGCACACGATCTGGCAAAAAAGTGCTCGTCGTCGGCGCCGGCCCATCGGGGCTGTCCGCCGCGTACCACTTGGCGCGCATGGGTCATGGGGTCACCGTCCTCGAAGCCGGGCCACTGCCTGGGGGAATGATGCGCTTTGGTATTCCGCAGTACCGGCTCCCACGCACGGTGCTCGACGCCGAAGTGCAGCGCATCGCTGAGCTGGGGGTCGAGATTCGCTACAACGCCAAAGTCGGCAATGTGCTTGAAACACAGCAACAAGGCGGATTCGACGCTGTCTTCTTGGCTGTGGGGGCGCACATTGCCAAGCGTGCATTCATCCCTGCCGGGGACTCTGCCAAGATCCTCGACGCCGTTTCCGTCCTGCGGTCGATGGAAGGTGAAGAAAAGCCCCTGTTGGGCCGCCGCGTCGTCGTCTACGGTGGTGGCAACACCGCCATCGACGTAGCGCGAACAGCCAAGAGGCTCGGCGCCACCGAATCGATCATCGTCTACCGCCGCAATCGCGAAAAAATGCCTGCGCACGACTTCGAGGTCGAAGAAGCGCTGCAAGAAGGCGTGCTGATCAAGTGGCTCTCGACGATCAAACAAGCGGGCGAATCATCGATCACGGTCGAAAAAATGGCCCTCGACGAGAAGGGTTTTCCCCAGCCCACTGGCGAGTTCGAGACCCTCGAAGCCGATTCCGTCGTGCTGGCGCTGGGGCAGGATGTCGATCTTTCCTTGGTCGATGGCGTACCGGGGCTCGTCGTGCAAGATGGGGTAGTACAGGTCGACAAGCAGATGATGACCGGCCATGCAGGCATCTTTGCCGGTGGGGACATGGTTCCTGCTGACCGCAACGTCACCGTTGCCGTTGGTCATGGCAAGAAAGCCGCACGCTGCATCGACGCTTGGTTGCAAGGCAAGGTCTATGACCCACCGCCCAAGAGCGAAGTCGCCTCGTTTGACAAGCTCAACACCTGGTACTACAGCGATGCGCCAAAGACCGTTCGTCCGATGCTCGACATCATTCGCCGACAGTCCACCTTCGAGGAAGTACAAGGCGGGCTTGACGAAAGCAACGCCCTGTTCGAGGCGCGGCGCTGCCTCTCGTGCGGCAATTGCTTCGAGTGCGACAACTGCTACGGGGTGTGCCCGGACAACGCCGTGATCAAACTGGGGCCTGGCAAGGGCTTCGAATTCAACTACGACTACTGCAAGGGTTGCGGGATCTGCGTGGCCGAATGTCCCTGCGGCTCCATCAAGATGGTTCCCGAGGACATCTAA
- a CDS encoding thiamine pyrophosphate-dependent enzyme, with protein MEPTTIKFYQTGTFTVGNRLLAPEQRSVQADVQRCNSLNSGHRACQGCGEALGARYAIDAAVSSTGGKLIAANATGCLEVFSTPYPETSWQIPWIHSLFGNTASVATGIAAALKAKGRTDVRVIAQGGDGGTTDIGFACLSGMFERNDDVLYICYDNEAYMNTGVQRSSATPPTARTATTMPVGDHPGNEFGIGKNVPQIAMAHEIPYVATATVADLRDLEYKVKKAMTIRGARYLHLFVPCPLGWGSASHDTIRLARLAVESGMFPVFEAERGEITDVRKIRRQVPVEEYLRPQRRFAHLFGKSPDVATLARLQAIADRNIRRYGLLNTVADSASA; from the coding sequence ATGGAACCGACCACCATCAAGTTCTACCAGACGGGCACTTTTACCGTCGGCAACCGGCTGCTAGCGCCGGAACAACGCAGCGTGCAGGCCGATGTGCAGCGCTGCAACTCGCTCAACTCTGGCCACCGCGCTTGCCAAGGTTGCGGGGAAGCGCTTGGGGCGCGCTACGCTATCGATGCAGCCGTGTCTTCCACGGGCGGCAAGCTCATCGCTGCGAATGCCACGGGCTGCCTGGAAGTGTTTTCGACCCCCTACCCCGAAACCTCGTGGCAGATCCCGTGGATTCACTCACTCTTCGGAAACACTGCATCCGTCGCGACCGGCATCGCTGCCGCACTCAAGGCCAAGGGCCGCACCGACGTGCGCGTCATCGCCCAGGGTGGCGATGGAGGCACTACGGACATCGGCTTTGCCTGCCTTTCCGGGATGTTCGAGCGCAACGATGACGTGCTCTACATCTGCTACGACAACGAAGCCTACATGAACACCGGCGTGCAGCGTTCCAGCGCAACGCCGCCAACGGCCCGTACCGCGACAACCATGCCCGTCGGGGACCATCCCGGCAACGAGTTCGGCATTGGCAAAAACGTTCCCCAGATTGCCATGGCGCACGAGATTCCCTACGTCGCCACGGCGACCGTTGCCGATCTGCGCGACCTCGAATACAAGGTCAAAAAGGCGATGACGATCCGCGGAGCGCGATACCTGCACCTCTTCGTCCCTTGCCCGCTCGGGTGGGGATCTGCCTCGCACGACACGATCCGGCTCGCCCGGCTTGCCGTCGAAAGCGGGATGTTCCCGGTGTTCGAGGCAGAACGCGGGGAGATCACCGATGTCCGCAAAATTCGCCGCCAGGTTCCTGTCGAAGAGTACCTCCGGCCCCAACGGCGCTTTGCCCATCTCTTCGGCAAAAGCCCGGATGTGGCAACCCTTGCCCGCCTGCAGGCCATTGCCGACCGCAACATCCGCCGCTACGGGCTGCTCAACACTGTGGCAGATTCGGCCAGCGCCTGA
- a CDS encoding transketolase C-terminal domain-containing protein encodes MLEQCEGSHAVAKAVALCRPEVICAYPISPQTHIVEGLGELVKSGEITHCEFLNVESEFAALSVAIGSSAAGARSYTATASQGLLYMAEAVYNASGLGLPIVMTVANRAIGAPINIWNDHTDSMSMRDAGWLQIFAETNQEALDLHIQAFKIAEELSLPVMVCMDGFILTHAYERVDIPTQEQVDRFLPAYEPRQVLDPDAPVSIGAMVGPEAFTEVRYLAHVKQMQALDLIPQVAEEFRKEFGRDSGGLIKTYHIEDASTIVIAMGSVLGTIKDTVDELRAQGVSIGVLGITSYRPFPISAIREATAGASRIVVVEKCFAVGIGGIVSRDVRSAVRDRPQTVLTVVAGLGGRPITKASLHTLFEDAIADKLEWMTFLDLDWDVVKRVLEREKATRRSGPIAEGILRDIGVVAAGIA; translated from the coding sequence ATGCTTGAACAGTGCGAAGGTTCCCACGCCGTTGCCAAGGCCGTTGCGCTCTGCCGCCCGGAAGTCATCTGCGCATACCCCATCTCCCCGCAAACCCACATCGTCGAGGGATTGGGGGAATTGGTGAAGTCGGGGGAAATCACCCACTGCGAGTTCCTCAACGTCGAGTCCGAATTTGCCGCATTGAGCGTGGCCATCGGTTCCTCCGCCGCCGGGGCGCGTTCCTACACCGCCACCGCCAGCCAAGGGCTGCTGTACATGGCAGAAGCCGTCTACAACGCTTCCGGATTGGGGCTGCCGATCGTGATGACCGTGGCGAATCGTGCCATCGGCGCCCCCATCAACATCTGGAACGACCACACCGACAGTATGTCGATGCGCGATGCTGGCTGGCTACAAATTTTTGCGGAAACGAACCAAGAAGCGCTTGACCTGCATATCCAGGCCTTCAAGATCGCCGAAGAACTCTCGCTACCCGTGATGGTGTGCATGGACGGCTTCATCCTCACCCATGCCTACGAGCGCGTGGACATCCCGACGCAAGAACAGGTAGACCGCTTTCTGCCTGCCTACGAACCCCGCCAGGTGCTCGACCCCGACGCCCCCGTATCGATCGGCGCAATGGTTGGCCCCGAAGCCTTCACCGAAGTGCGTTACTTGGCCCACGTCAAACAGATGCAAGCCCTCGACCTGATTCCTCAGGTCGCCGAGGAATTCCGCAAGGAGTTTGGCCGTGATTCCGGCGGGCTGATCAAAACCTATCACATCGAAGACGCCAGCACCATCGTCATTGCCATGGGTTCCGTGCTGGGGACGATCAAGGACACCGTCGATGAGCTGCGTGCCCAAGGTGTTTCGATCGGCGTATTGGGAATCACCTCGTACCGTCCCTTCCCGATTTCTGCGATTCGAGAAGCCACAGCAGGCGCATCCCGCATCGTCGTCGTCGAAAAATGCTTTGCCGTCGGGATCGGCGGAATCGTCTCGCGCGATGTGCGCAGTGCCGTGCGTGATCGGCCCCAGACGGTGCTGACCGTCGTTGCCGGTCTTGGCGGACGCCCCATCACCAAGGCTTCGCTGCATACGCTCTTCGAAGACGCCATCGCCGACAAGCTGGAGTGGATGACCTTCCTCGATCTGGACTGGGATGTCGTCAAACGGGTGTTGGAGCGCGAAAAAGCCACCCGCCGTTCCGGGCCTATCGCAGAAGGCATCCTGCGCGACATCGGCGTCGTCGCTGCAGGCATCGCCTGA
- a CDS encoding 2-oxoacid:acceptor oxidoreductase family protein, with translation MFQVRIHGRGGQGVVTGAEMMSIAAFLGGRHAQAFPSFGSERTGAPVIAYCRMDDIEIRLREPIMQPDAIIIQDATLLHQVGVLTGLHKEGYILINSTHSFEDMGLGEFIQGLRPERVATVPATELALKHVGRPVPNVPLLGAFAALGGPISLDAVLHAIEHKFSGAVCRGNQAAAREAHAIVLQKMQNKQDKQEEVCHA, from the coding sequence ATGTTTCAGGTACGCATTCACGGTCGTGGCGGCCAAGGCGTTGTCACCGGAGCGGAGATGATGTCCATCGCCGCGTTCCTCGGCGGGCGTCATGCACAAGCTTTTCCCAGTTTTGGCTCCGAGCGCACCGGCGCTCCGGTCATCGCCTATTGCAGGATGGACGATATCGAGATCCGGCTTCGCGAACCCATCATGCAGCCTGATGCCATCATCATTCAGGATGCCACCTTGCTCCACCAGGTTGGCGTGCTCACCGGGCTGCATAAAGAGGGATACATCCTGATCAATTCCACCCATTCTTTCGAGGACATGGGCCTGGGGGAATTCATCCAGGGCTTGCGCCCCGAGCGTGTGGCCACCGTCCCTGCGACCGAACTGGCGCTCAAGCACGTTGGGCGCCCCGTCCCCAACGTTCCCCTGTTGGGCGCCTTTGCTGCGCTTGGTGGCCCCATCAGCCTCGACGCAGTGCTCCACGCCATAGAACACAAGTTTTCCGGCGCAGTCTGTAGGGGCAACCAGGCGGCAGCGCGGGAAGCCCACGCCATCGTGTTGCAAAAGATGCAAAACAAACAAGACAAACAAGAAGAGGTATGCCATGCTTGA
- a CDS encoding serine hydrolase domain-containing protein produces the protein MRLQESPADEVGMCPARLDRLGRVLHEEVRLGRLPGAVALVVRRGRCVLRSAVGVRDPASGSSMPINAIFRIYSMTKPVISVAALMLVEEGKLLLGQPVANYLPEFSSQQVLHEDGALPRPVRRPMTVHDLMRHTAGLSYGFLGNSSVHRQYARLRTPSYPGSLAEWTQECARIPLVCDPGAAFEYGHATDVLGRVIEVVSGQPLPLWLRSRIFEPLGMVDTGFGVPDWHHVRIAEPFASCPRSGVPVRLHDVRQPVPMASGGSGLVSTATDYAHFLQCLLQRGEFGGQRLLSSSMVDFLTTDHVHDLPIWSAGSRTLLSDSHGFGLGVAVRTRRGPSLVAGSVGSYFWGGLAGTTFFVDPAEDLQAILMLQAPNQREYYRELFSNLVYAAVVD, from the coding sequence ATGCGCTTGCAAGAATCCCCTGCCGATGAAGTAGGCATGTGTCCAGCACGGCTGGATCGCTTGGGGCGTGTACTGCACGAAGAAGTACGCCTCGGCAGACTGCCCGGGGCTGTCGCGTTGGTAGTTCGGCGCGGGCGATGTGTACTGCGCAGCGCAGTGGGAGTGCGTGACCCTGCCTCAGGCAGCTCCATGCCGATCAATGCGATATTTCGCATTTACTCGATGACCAAGCCAGTGATTTCCGTCGCTGCGCTGATGCTCGTCGAAGAAGGCAAATTGCTACTAGGTCAGCCAGTAGCGAACTATCTGCCGGAGTTTTCTTCCCAGCAAGTACTGCACGAAGACGGCGCCCTGCCTCGGCCCGTGCGCCGCCCTATGACTGTCCACGACCTCATGCGGCACACCGCAGGGTTGAGCTATGGTTTTCTGGGCAACAGCAGCGTTCACCGTCAGTACGCCCGTCTGCGTACTCCCTCGTACCCTGGCAGTTTGGCGGAATGGACACAGGAATGCGCACGAATTCCCCTGGTCTGTGACCCTGGGGCTGCTTTCGAGTACGGTCACGCGACAGATGTGTTGGGCCGGGTGATCGAAGTCGTTAGTGGGCAACCCTTGCCATTGTGGCTGCGCTCCCGCATTTTTGAACCCCTCGGCATGGTGGACACGGGTTTTGGCGTGCCGGATTGGCACCACGTGCGCATCGCCGAACCTTTTGCCAGTTGTCCACGCAGTGGGGTACCCGTTCGTCTCCACGATGTTCGCCAACCCGTACCCATGGCTTCTGGCGGAAGCGGGCTGGTCTCGACGGCGACGGATTACGCCCATTTCTTGCAATGCCTATTGCAGCGCGGAGAATTTGGTGGCCAACGCCTGCTCAGCTCGTCGATGGTTGATTTCCTGACTACCGACCACGTGCATGATTTGCCAATATGGAGCGCTGGGTCTCGCACCTTGCTCAGCGATTCGCATGGTTTCGGGTTGGGTGTTGCCGTGCGCACCCGTCGCGGTCCTTCTCTCGTCGCAGGGTCGGTCGGCTCCTACTTCTGGGGTGGGTTGGCCGGGACAACCTTTTTCGTCGACCCTGCAGAGGATTTGCAAGCGATTCTCATGTTGCAAGCCCCCAATCAGCGCGAGTACTACCGCGAGCTATTTAGTAACCTGGTGTACGCCGCCGTGGTGGACTGA
- a CDS encoding cell division topological specificity factor MinE: MNIETKESKSDLSTALLKWFWARNSDRQESSAKVASTRLRAVFKDQETWHSLLPELQHELTELIRKYYPPVDRDAVVISREVQGQLELIRLEVGISVTH, encoded by the coding sequence ATGAATATCGAAACCAAAGAATCCAAGTCCGATTTGTCTACTGCGCTGCTCAAATGGTTTTGGGCTCGCAATTCGGATCGGCAGGAGTCCAGTGCCAAGGTTGCCAGCACTCGCTTGCGCGCCGTGTTCAAAGATCAGGAAACATGGCACAGCCTGCTCCCCGAGTTGCAGCATGAATTGACGGAATTGATCCGGAAATACTATCCCCCAGTTGATCGCGATGCAGTGGTCATCAGTCGCGAAGTGCAAGGTCAACTCGAATTGATCCGCCTAGAGGTGGGAATCAGTGTCACGCACTGA
- the minD gene encoding septum site-determining protein MinD, with protein sequence MARVVVVTSGKGGVGKTTTSASFSSGLALKGYKTAVIDFDVGLRNLDLIMGCERRVVYDLINVIQGEATVNQALIKDKHSENLYILPASQTRDKDALTVEGVEKVLHDLAAMGFDYVICDSPAGIEAGALMAMFFADDALVVANPEVSSVRDSDRILGLLASKTKRAVESQEPVKEHLLLARYDPDRVTEGQMLEMKDIQDMLHVPLIGVIPESEVILKASNEGIPVIHYHRTEPSEAYKDVVERFLGSVLPMRFTEPRPKSFLQKLLGPRK encoded by the coding sequence ATGGCAAGAGTAGTCGTCGTTACATCCGGCAAAGGTGGAGTGGGAAAGACCACCACAAGTGCAAGTTTTTCATCAGGATTGGCACTCAAAGGGTACAAGACTGCGGTCATCGATTTCGATGTGGGGTTGCGCAATCTCGATCTCATCATGGGGTGCGAGAGGCGTGTCGTGTATGACCTGATCAACGTCATTCAAGGGGAGGCCACCGTCAACCAGGCTCTGATCAAGGACAAGCACTCTGAAAATCTCTACATCCTGCCTGCATCCCAAACGCGGGACAAGGATGCCCTCACTGTCGAGGGTGTCGAGAAAGTGCTCCACGATCTGGCTGCAATGGGGTTCGACTACGTCATTTGTGACTCCCCGGCAGGTATCGAAGCTGGTGCCTTGATGGCCATGTTCTTCGCGGACGATGCTTTGGTCGTCGCCAATCCGGAAGTTTCTTCGGTACGGGATTCGGACCGGATTCTTGGACTACTTGCCAGCAAGACGAAGCGGGCTGTCGAGTCCCAGGAGCCTGTGAAAGAGCATTTGCTGTTGGCACGCTACGATCCTGACCGGGTCACTGAAGGGCAGATGCTTGAAATGAAAGACATTCAGGACATGTTGCATGTCCCGCTGATCGGTGTGATACCGGAAAGCGAAGTGATTTTGAAGGCTTCCAACGAAGGCATTCCTGTTATCCATTACCATCGTACCGAGCCTTCCGAGGCATACAAAGATGTCGTAGAGCGTTTTCTGGGATCTGTATTGCCCATGCGCTTCACAGAGCCTCGTCCCAAAAGTTTCCTGCAAAAATTATTAGGACCACGAAAATGA
- a CDS encoding valine--tRNA ligase → MPDSLHQPALQSLSKSFDPASIEARWGPEWETRGYASAGWRGTGSPSEQAAMAGDNFAIQLPPPNVTGTLHMGHAFNQTIMDSLTRYHRMRGYNTAWIPGTDHAGIATQIVVERQLQARGLDRRTLGETVTESRERFVTEVWAWKNKSGKTITTQMRRLGASVDWGREYFTMDTERSRAVTETFVRLAEQGLIYRGKRLVNWDPVLHSAVSDLEVESEEEDGSLWHILYPFVEGEQEVDGSLQRGLIVATTRPETLLGDVAVMVHPADPRYGHLIGKHVALPLCQRTIPIIADEYVDAEFGTGVVKVTPAHDANDYAVGQRHRLPMVCVLGLDATLRDAPLYFDPDTGAGGTGDARPTLMPTAYQGLDRFVARDRIVADLQALGLLVRVQPHKLMVPRCVRTGQIIEPMLTDQWFVATRKVATGDPTQRSIAQKAIDAVESGAVRFVPENWNSTFFQWMHNIQDWCISRQLWWGHQIPAWYGDDGAVYVARNADEAASQARAAGYDGPLRQDEDVLDTWFSSAMVPFSTVGWPWKDANDAAGTVALSDHALYFPSSVLVTGYDILFFWVARMIMMTTHFTGQVPFRHVYLHGLVRDAQGKKMSKSEGNVLDPVDLIDGIALPDLLAKRTEGLRRPETAEQIRRNTAQEFPQGIAAYGADALRLTFASLATLGRTLNFDTKRCEGYRNFCNKLWNASRFVLMHCEGYDCGLDTPAVGTSVADRWIVSRLHATIVEVHAGFAAYRLDNVATAIYSFVWNEYCDWYLEIAKVQLQTDSEAQQRATRRTLLRTLEAILRLAHPLIPFVTEELWQKVADVAGSRTCTDRPAMPVTASSLSVAPYPESDAGNQDDAATTAMQRLQNWVDACRNLRSQMALSPAARPALLLHPAPGVDAVFLDMATPLLCGLARLEGVRILHDEAAWNTSTQSAPVLVAADAHLCLAVAVDAASEQARLRKELARLEAEIAKARAKLSNPAFVAKAPLVVVEQERQRCTEHEAACAKVLQQLQRWE, encoded by the coding sequence ATGCCCGATTCCCTGCACCAACCAGCGCTGCAAAGCCTTTCCAAGTCTTTCGACCCCGCGTCCATCGAAGCCCGCTGGGGCCCTGAATGGGAGACCAGAGGATACGCATCCGCTGGCTGGCGCGGCACGGGCAGCCCCAGCGAACAGGCTGCCATGGCGGGGGACAACTTTGCCATCCAGCTCCCTCCCCCCAACGTCACGGGAACGCTGCACATGGGGCATGCGTTCAACCAGACGATCATGGACAGCCTCACGCGCTACCACCGCATGAGGGGGTACAACACCGCGTGGATTCCCGGGACCGACCATGCAGGCATCGCGACCCAAATCGTCGTGGAGCGGCAGCTCCAAGCACGCGGGCTGGATCGCCGCACTTTGGGGGAGACGGTAACGGAGTCACGTGAACGCTTCGTTACCGAAGTTTGGGCCTGGAAGAACAAGAGTGGCAAGACGATCACCACGCAAATGCGCCGCCTCGGCGCGAGCGTGGACTGGGGTCGCGAATACTTCACGATGGATACGGAACGCTCGCGTGCCGTGACAGAGACCTTCGTTCGTTTGGCCGAGCAAGGGCTGATCTACCGTGGCAAGCGGTTGGTCAATTGGGATCCCGTGCTGCACAGCGCAGTCAGCGACCTGGAAGTCGAGAGCGAGGAAGAGGATGGGTCGCTATGGCACATCCTCTATCCCTTCGTCGAAGGAGAGCAGGAGGTCGATGGCTCACTCCAGCGCGGGCTGATCGTGGCAACGACGCGGCCGGAAACCCTGTTGGGCGACGTGGCCGTGATGGTGCATCCCGCCGATCCGCGCTATGGCCACCTGATCGGCAAACATGTGGCATTGCCGCTATGCCAGCGCACCATCCCCATCATTGCCGACGAATACGTCGATGCAGAATTTGGTACCGGTGTGGTCAAAGTGACCCCCGCGCACGATGCCAACGACTACGCAGTCGGGCAGCGGCATCGGCTCCCCATGGTGTGCGTGCTGGGGCTGGATGCAACGCTGCGCGATGCCCCCTTGTATTTCGATCCAGACACTGGCGCTGGTGGCACCGGGGATGCCCGTCCTACGCTGATGCCTACGGCGTACCAAGGGTTGGATCGTTTCGTCGCCCGTGATCGCATCGTGGCCGACTTGCAAGCACTAGGGCTGCTTGTGCGGGTGCAGCCCCATAAGCTGATGGTGCCGCGCTGTGTACGCACGGGGCAGATCATCGAACCGATGCTGACCGACCAATGGTTCGTGGCGACCCGCAAAGTTGCTACTGGCGATCCGACCCAGCGCAGCATCGCGCAAAAGGCGATTGATGCCGTCGAATCCGGAGCTGTGCGGTTTGTCCCCGAGAACTGGAACAGCACCTTCTTCCAGTGGATGCACAACATCCAGGACTGGTGCATCAGCCGCCAGTTATGGTGGGGGCACCAAATTCCTGCCTGGTATGGCGATGATGGCGCCGTCTACGTCGCCCGCAACGCCGACGAAGCCGCATCCCAAGCCCGGGCAGCGGGCTACGACGGCCCGCTGCGACAGGATGAAGACGTGCTCGATACCTGGTTTTCCTCCGCCATGGTGCCTTTCAGCACCGTCGGTTGGCCATGGAAAGATGCCAACGATGCTGCGGGGACCGTAGCTTTGTCCGACCATGCGCTGTACTTTCCCTCTTCGGTGTTGGTGACTGGGTACGACATCCTGTTCTTTTGGGTCGCCCGGATGATCATGATGACGACGCACTTCACCGGTCAGGTTCCCTTCCGGCATGTATATCTGCACGGGCTGGTGCGTGATGCCCAGGGCAAGAAGATGAGCAAGTCCGAAGGCAACGTGCTCGACCCCGTCGATCTGATCGACGGCATCGCCCTGCCTGATTTGCTGGCGAAACGTACCGAAGGACTGCGCAGACCCGAGACGGCTGAACAAATCCGCCGCAACACCGCCCAGGAATTCCCCCAAGGTATTGCGGCCTACGGTGCGGATGCCTTGCGACTGACTTTTGCGTCCCTTGCCACGCTGGGGCGCACCCTCAATTTCGACACCAAGCGTTGCGAGGGATACCGCAACTTCTGCAACAAGCTGTGGAATGCGAGCCGGTTCGTGTTGATGCACTGCGAAGGGTACGACTGCGGCCTCGATACCCCTGCCGTCGGCACGAGCGTTGCCGACCGGTGGATCGTCTCCCGTCTGCACGCAACGATTGTCGAAGTGCATGCCGGGTTTGCCGCATACCGCCTCGATAACGTTGCCACCGCGATCTATTCCTTTGTGTGGAACGAATACTGCGACTGGTACCTGGAAATCGCCAAGGTGCAGTTGCAGACTGACTCCGAGGCACAGCAACGTGCGACCCGGCGCACCCTGTTACGCACGCTGGAAGCCATCCTGCGGCTGGCGCATCCGCTGATTCCTTTCGTTACCGAGGAGCTATGGCAAAAGGTCGCCGATGTGGCCGGATCCCGTACATGCACGGACCGACCGGCTATGCCAGTCACTGCGTCGTCTCTCTCCGTGGCTCCCTACCCAGAATCTGACGCTGGCAATCAGGACGATGCAGCAACCACGGCGATGCAGCGATTGCAAAACTGGGTGGATGCTTGTCGCAACCTACGCAGCCAGATGGCCTTATCTCCTGCGGCCAGGCCCGCATTGCTGCTGCACCCCGCGCCCGGCGTGGATGCCGTGTTCCTCGACATGGCAACCCCTTTGCTTTGCGGGTTGGCTAGGCTAGAAGGGGTACGTATCTTGCACGATGAAGCAGCTTGGAACACATCGACGCAATCTGCCCCTGTCCTCGTTGCCGCTGACGCGCACCTTTGCCTCGCCGTGGCCGTCGATGCTGCGAGCGAACAAGCCCGGCTGCGCAAGGAATTGGCACGGCTGGAGGCAGAAATTGCCAAAGCACGCGCCAAACTTTCCAATCCTGCCTTCGTTGCCAAGGCCCCACTGGTCGTTGTGGAACAAGAACGTCAGCGATGCACGGAGCATGAGGCAGCGTGCGCAAAAGTACTTCAACAATTGCAGCGATGGGAGTAA
- a CDS encoding glycosyltransferase family 2 protein: MKLSAIIITHNEQANIGECIRCLDFVDEVVVLDHGSTDDTVHIARSLGARVHTTDDWPGFGPQKNRVLDLAQGQWILSIDADERVTPELRQEILRSIACDTADCFALPRLSWFCGKFIRHSGWAPDLVDRLFKAGTARFSNDLVHEKLLPQGPSHRLSTPLLHFSYRDFSDVLRKIDRYSTASSAQAYARGKRASVLGAMGHGLWAFLRTFFLQAGFLDGEHGLVLAIARAQGSYYNHLKLWRLCQTNGESITAIDPVIHKDGL, from the coding sequence ATGAAACTTTCCGCAATCATCATCACCCACAACGAACAGGCCAATATAGGCGAGTGCATTCGTTGTCTCGACTTTGTCGATGAGGTCGTCGTACTCGACCATGGGAGCACGGACGACACCGTACACATCGCCCGGTCCTTGGGCGCACGGGTGCATACCACCGACGATTGGCCCGGGTTTGGGCCGCAAAAGAACCGTGTGCTTGATCTGGCACAAGGGCAATGGATTTTGTCTATCGATGCCGACGAGCGCGTCACCCCGGAGCTGCGGCAAGAAATCCTTCGGTCGATTGCCTGCGATACCGCAGACTGTTTTGCCCTTCCCAGGCTGTCATGGTTCTGTGGCAAGTTCATTCGCCATTCCGGCTGGGCGCCCGACCTTGTCGATCGTCTTTTCAAGGCCGGGACTGCACGGTTTTCCAACGATCTGGTGCATGAAAAGCTGCTTCCCCAGGGGCCTTCGCACCGGCTGAGTACGCCGTTATTGCATTTCAGTTACCGGGATTTTTCTGATGTGCTGCGCAAGATCGACCGGTATTCCACCGCTTCCAGCGCGCAGGCCTATGCACGTGGCAAGCGTGCCAGCGTGCTGGGCGCCATGGGCCACGGGTTGTGGGCGTTTTTGCGCACTTTCTTTTTGCAAGCGGGGTTTTTGGACGGCGAACATGGATTGGTGCTGGCCATTGCCAGAGCGCAAGGGAGCTACTACAACCATCTGAAACTGTGGCGGTTGTGCCAAACGAATGGGGAATCCATCACTGCGATCGATCCGGTAATCCACAAGGACGGGTTGTGA